In Corvus hawaiiensis isolate bCorHaw1 chromosome 14, bCorHaw1.pri.cur, whole genome shotgun sequence, the sequence TGTGGCTGTTCTGTGCTTTTTGCAGGTCCCTGGGGTAGGGTGTGTGCCCGTGGTGTCCTCACACTGAGGATGCCAGCGAAGAGCAATGGTCTGCACAGCCCCCCAGCCAAccgccagccctgccctccccagcccgaGGGTGACACCGAGGGGACAGGGCTCAGCACCAGGAGGTCAGGCTGGTCCCTGCTTCGGTTGAGGGAGGCAGtggtggggcaggggaggggaaggccTGGTGTGGGCAGGGCTGTGATGCCCAATCTCTGCTGCCAGCTTCCTCCCGTTCtcctggctgtggcagtgccATGGTGGCACAGTGTGGCTGTGATCCCCCCTTCTCCCCACTGCAGGGCCTGCTCAACCCAGGACgactcctcctcagagctgcagagaggagccaGCCCAGATGGGGGGGAGCAGAGAGCTGACCACGCTTTCCAAGGCCAGGGAGCCTTGGCCAGGTACCTGTGTGTGCCACTGGCATGGGGTGAGCCTGAGCCTTTTGTGCCTGGCCTTGTCACTGGGGCCTTCCATGGGGTCAGGATCCCCTTCTGCTGTATGGAATTCACGGGAGGCAGGGATGAGCCTCTGTGAATGCTGCTCTTTGTGTGTGGAGAGGGTTGTGATAGGGGATGCCTTCACCCCCACTGGGGCCCCAGGAGGGCTCAGGggctcctttccctgcaggcAGCCTCCCTCTGCCTCAGTCACCCACAGATTCCCCATATTCCTGTGGGAATGACAGCAGGACTGGGGGAGAAGTTGTGGAACTCTACCAAGGTGGTCTCGCTTGTATATTTTCAGTCCCACACCATCACTACAAAGggtaaaaaagaaattctagTGCTTGAGAGGGAGCTGCAAGAGTTTTCTTCTCAGCTGTAGCTCCCCTGATGACTCTGAAGCTTTTGCTTTGTCCTTGCTCTGTTAACAACTCCTGAGTGTGCCTCTCTCCCGTGTCCAGGATAGTCCGGCTGGTGCTCGTGCTCAGGGACTGGGCCAACAAGAGCCTgcatgaggagcagcagaggccaGACCCTTTCCTGGAGCGTTTTCAAGGCCCCGAGCTcctgacagcagctgcagatgAACTTGAGGATGAGGAGGCTGAGAAGTTAAACAAAAAGTAGGGtcccttccctgtggccccaacTGTGCCCGGCTGGGGATCAGCTGTGCGTGGAGCTCAGGGGCTCCCAGTGGGGATggctgatggggatgggaaAGAAGGAGGTGGGATGGAGTGGTGGGAAGGgtccctcctgccctctccagcccctgccttggcagccagcccggctctgctgggctgtttTGCTGACACACAGGACCTGGTGGTCTGTCCCCGTGGGACATACCTGTCCCTAAGCCATGGGGTgttctctctcctgctccatgcCCTGGTGGGAAACACATCAGACCTCCCAAATTTCATACCAGTCCCACACTAGGATTGTGTTTGGAGCCAGCCCTaggttaataataataataataataataataataataataataataatgatgatgatgatataACGTGCACCTGCAGCTTGTGCATATGAGGGGCTGGACACAAGCCAAGGGATGCAGGACTCCACCCAGCAACCACTGCATCCCACCCAGGAGCCACAAACCTGTGGGATTTGCCGCTCTCATTCATCATCTGCAGGATGAAGCGAGTGTGTGTTTGCTGCCTGTGCCCCCACAAAGAGCAGCTTTCTGAAAAGGCTCTTTCAAATCCAGCCCTTTCATCTCCTCAGCTCACACTCCTGGTGAGAAGCAATAACctggcttttcttctgctggctAATTAGAGGGCAAAGCTCAGAGACTAGTCTGGACCCTACCATTATACATGGTAATtaaaacactgagaaataattgttttctgtaggagaaaaataatctgaGCCTTGTATGTGGGTCTTTACCAgtaatggaagaaaaactgGTCTGCCCTGGGAGGTTAAGGGGAGCTTGTTCATGACTAGAAGGAGCTGAAGTGTGCTGTGAGAGGGCTGTGAAAGGGCCAGTGGGTTCTGGGGCTACAGTGGGAACTTCTGGGGTCTTCTAGGTCCTCATCTCCACAGGTAAGAAGACCCCCAAGTCTGGTAATCCCACGTGAGCTGCTGCTCATGGCTGTGGCAGGCTCCACGGCTCCAGGCCTGAGTGCAAAGCCTTTGGGGAGAGGCAGATGATAATTCCCTCTTCCTGGGTTAACCCAGAGCCCTGGttttccagccctgccccgctgccaGTGTAATGTCAGTGACTCTGGCCAGCAGTCACGGCAGCACTGGTGATTTAAAGCTGACATTACCAACATCATGAACAGCATTATTGAGGTGCTTGTGGGTgggtgctggctgggctggctgcaggtgGGTTAGTGctttctctgcagcagtgctgtatGTCCTAGGGAGCAGAGTCCCTTTCTCAAAAAACAAACGTTCAAGTTGCACTTTCTGGTTAAAAATATGCCCTTTTAATGGGAAGGCTGGACCACCGCTTGTCTGTGGGTGCACAGAGGGTGAACATGAGGGACTGGGGCTGGCTTTGTGCCGAGTGCCGTCCCCACGCTCCAGgcactgcctgtgctccagggaAAGGAGACTTCCAGGCAGGGGTTCTGCCTTTGAAGCTGCCAGAAGTAATGGGGTGGGCATGGGGAATCTGTTGGCAAGtgggttgttttctttcctatcaCTGGAGGGAGTTTTGTGTGTTCAAAAgctggaaaggagggagggaaggagggagagggtgTTTTGCCCTatcaggctgcagcagctaaGCCTATCAGCCCAGCCACAGAGTTCCTCTTCCCTAGCTTCTCCAGTGAATCTGGCAACTGGAGCACACACTTCTTATCTCAGAGTCCCAAGATGAGCAGGATCAAACACTTGGGAGCAGTTCAAAGGCTGGACCCCAGGCTGTGCTGACTGCAGGAGGCACAACGATGGCAGCCCTGCCATGCCAGCTGCCCCCAGGGCCACTGCTCTGGGGCTTGGGCAGCCCCTCCTGGTGCTGCCACTGATCTGCAGCACACTTTCCTTGCTGCTCCAATTAATCTTCTCTTCAGATCTGCCTGGCACCGATCCCTACCTCATCTGGGAGAGGCAATGTCATGTCACGTCATGAGAACTTTTCTGATTTCCCTCTTCCATACATCTGTTCCTGGCTGTGCCACTGGGGTGCTGTGTCATGTGGGCCACCTGCTGTGCCTTAACATCCCACAGTTTCCTCTTCTGCTGCATTCTCAGCTCAGTTTTAGGGATAAAGGAACTTAAACAGAGCTGGGATTCGGCACTGCTGGGATTGGTTTTGGCTTACAGACTGGCACCCAAGCTGCAGCTCGAGGCAGTGTGGTGCAAGGGATGAAGGATGTGGCTCAGatggttccttccaaccctCTTTTGCACACacactgccagctctggcttttctctctgcttccagGAGGAAATGGCTGTTCTTTGTGGTGGACCCTGCGGGGGACTGGTATTACCACTGGCTGGCTGTGATTGCCGTTCCTGTCCTCTACAACTGGTGCCTGCTCGTAGCCAGGTGAGTTGGGAGGTTGTAGggtccctgcctcctcctctgaCCCTCCTGATCACCTGGCTGTTGTGGCTCAACCAGGATCAAACTGACACTGATGGTTCTGGTGCTGGTGGGCACCAAAAGGAAAGGGACCCTCCACTATCACCGTGAATTCTGTGATGCAAAGGCAGAGCATTCACCCTCTGGCCCAGCTGGAAAGGGCCATGGTTTCAGGGTCATTTGAGAGGTGGTTTCAAAACGTTGCTTTACCTACATCAAGGGAGGGCAGATTTTTCAGAGCAGGGAGTTTTGATTCCTAGAAGAGGAGCACCCAGTGGCCAAGCTCTGTTGCAGAGTTGGGTGCCTCAGGATCAGCCTATCCAGCTGTAATAGTTACAGAAGATGTGGGGATTTGTGGTCTCACACCCTGTTTGATGACTTTCCTCCAGGGCTTGCTTCACTGACCTGCAGAAGACCTATTTTGTCCTGTGGCTGGTGTTAGATTACATCTCAGATGCTCTCTACCTTGGGGACACAGTGATCCGCCTGCACACAGGTGAGCAGCATCCTGGCTTTCCTTTAATCCCTTAAAAGTGGAGATGAGCTGCAAGGGGCAGGCCTAATCCACAGTTCCATTAGAAGGAGGGTTTTGTCTACCTTGGTGTTCACCAGTATGGAGGAGCCTCCAGAGAAGGAATCTAATTAGAAGATCTGAGAAAGGGAGTAAGTTTCAATATGAAAGATTAATCATCCCAGCTTTCAACTTCACCTTTGAATAATTGTACAAAATTACCCGCATTACTATTAGTATTCGGGCATAGTTGAAGGCCTGTGTTTCTGATTTTGCATCAGTTCAGCTAATGAATTATCTGCATGGAAAAATGGTAGAAATTAATGTTGTCGGAAGGCAGCACTTGGCCGGATGTTTTCTGTCAGAACTGCAATATTTCATGATCTGGAAGATGGAAACCTTTGTGTCCCTGTTTCTTTGTGGCAACAGACTGAGTTATACCTTTGGGTAGATTTTGCCAGATGTTTTTGTGATAACAAACTGAGTAGGGCGGGTGGGACTGGTAATATTTGGGTGACCCTGTGTAGTTATGCCTACAAATCCACTGCATGCCATAAAGTGTTGCTCAGGTGTTTACAAAACCTGCAGAAGAGCCGAACACAAACCAAGGCAATCCTGTGATTTGCTTCCCTTCAGGATTCTTGGAACAGGGCCTCCTGGTTAAGGACCTGAAGAAGTTACGGGATAACTACATCCACATGCTCCAGTTCAAGCTGGATGTTCTCTCCATCCTGCCCACAGACCTGGCCTATTTTGCAGTGGGATTGCACTGCCCTGAGCTGCGTTTCAACAGGCTGCTGCGCTTCTCCCGCATGTTTGAGTTCTTCGATAGGACCGAGACCAGAACCAGCCACCCCAACATCTTCCGCATCAGCAACTTGGTTCTTtacatcctggtcatcatccACTGGAATGCCTGCATTTATTATGCCATCTCCAAGGCCATAGGCTTTGGGGAGGACAGCTGGGTCTATCCCAATGTCACAGACAGTGAGTATGGGTATCTGACCCGGGAGTACGTCTACTGTCTTTACTGGTCTACACTGACTCTGACCACCATCGGGGAGACTCCTCCTCCTGTGAGGGATGAAGAGTACCTCTTCGTGATCTTTGACTTCCTCATTGGCGTCCTTATCTTTGCCACCATCGTGGGGAACGTGGGATCCATGATATCCAACATGAACGCCACCAGGGCGGAGTTCCAGGCCAAAATCGACGCCATCAAACACTACATGCAGTTCCGCAAGGTGAGCAAAGACTTGGAAACCAAAGTCATCAAGTGGTTTGACTACCTGTGGACCAACAAGAAGGCAGTAGATGAACGGGAGGTCCTCAAGAATCTCCCTGATAAGTTAAGGGCAGAGATTGCCATCAACGTTCACCTGGAGACACTGAAGAAGGTGAGGATTTTCCAGAATTGTGAGGcggggctgctggtggagcTGGTGCTGAAGCTTCGCCCTCAGGTGTTCAGCCCAGGCGATTACGTGTGCCGGAAAGGGGACATCGGGAAGGAGATGTACATCATCAAGGAGGGCAAGCTGGCCGTGGTGGCTGATGATGGAATGACACAGTACGCTTTGCTCACTGCAGGGGGCTGCTTTGGGGAGATCAGCATCCTCAACATCAAAGGCAGCAAAATGGGCAACAGGCGCACGGCCAACATCCGCAGCTTGGGCTACTCTGATCTCTTCTGCCTGTCAAAGGAAGATCTCATGGAAGCAGTCACAGAGTATCCGGATGCCAAAAAGATCTTGGAGGAGCGTGGCCGGGAGATCCTAATCAAGGAAGGGCTGCTGGATGAGTCAGCTGCAGAGGAAAGCACAGAAGGGAAGAGcatggaggagaggctggacagGGTGGCCTCGAACCTGGACACACTGCACACCCGCTTTGGCCGGCTCCTGACTGAGTACAACGATGCCCAGATGAAGCTCAAGCAGCGCATCACCGCTCTGGAATCCAAGAtgaggcaggaggagctggaggactTCTTCTCTGATAGCTCAGACAGTCTGTTTGAGGATGAGGAGAAAGCTTCAGCTGGTGGGAAGCAGTGAGGGGGTACAGAGATCATCTGGATGATGCCTGACCTTGTCCTGGGACAGTGTTTGCTGTTTCACAAGGCAGACCCTGTGGCTGCCTTGCCGGGGCCTTTTCTCAGGTCCTTAGCACTGCCACTGGCACTGCCTTGACAGCAGCTCGTGAGGTGGCTCCAAATCAGGGGATTGTCCCAGCTCCCCCTCTGACCTGTCCCTTTTTTCACTGCCTTTTGAGTTCAGCCTTTATAACTCACTTCAGGTAACCAGTGCCCAGTGAGTGTCTGCAAACACTGCCCGCTCTGCACCCAGAGACTCTTCCCCCACAAGATCCCATAACTCAGCTAAGACCAGCCAGACTGTGCCTCTGACATCTGCAAATGGAGAGGCTTGTCTGGGTCactgtcactgccctggtgaCCACCCTTGCTGAGGCTGGGCACTGACCTGGCAGGGTCTGCAGCCGCTGcctcctgcctgcctctctTTTCTGTTGTATTTGGTGCTGTCAGGGGGCACCTGGTGCAGGTGGTTTGGTGCCCTGAGCACTGTGCCTTCCTGGGGACAGCATCCCTAAGCCTGTGGGAGCAGTGTGACTCCCATTTTGGGCTGTGGATGTCTGGGATGCCAAGTGCAATTCAGAGgtgcagtgctggcagtggtACAAGCAGGAGTGAGACAGAGAGTGTTTCTCTCCTCTATCTAATGACAGCcagatgtgccaggagaggtttgaCTGAAATGACATGTTTTTAAGGAACAAAGCCATGGTGGGAGCCAACTGTGCCCATATTTGCTTTGCTGTGGGTAGCTCAGAGAGAGCGcagaacacatttattttcttaggCAGGGGGTTTTCTTGTACTCAGTGGGAGTTTTGGGGCTTTGCAGGCTGCAAAGGCCCCTGCCTTCTGGAGGAGAGATGAGTGGCAGAGCCACGGGGACACGTGTGACGATGGAAacgtggcaccagtgcgagtgccagcaaagctctgccaggctgtgctgcagcctgctCACAGTGTGAGCAGCTTGATGGGGAGCGGGAcagtgcaggagcagcccccaaacccctccacgcagcagcaccaccagtgcAAGCAGCAGTGTCACCCACGCCTCAGGGCACTGCGCAGGTGCTGGGACTGGAGGATGACACCTCATGTCTTGGTTCTGGGCCTGTGGGCCCACTGCACCGGTGGGGTGGGCTTGGGCTGGTTTGCAAGCAGGAGAATATTTGGCGGAGAAGGGAATTTATGTTCTGGGTCAAATTGAGCCAAGAGTTTGGCTAAAATGATGGGAGGACACATGGGGAAATATCAACCCAGAAAGGTTCATAGTGGAAAACTgagtttatttcctttgttctttctttccctccagTGCAAAACTGCCTCTCTGCATTTCATGTGTatgttttccatttaaaaagaatGGCTTTGCTTTTGGGGATTGTGGGGGTAGGAACAGTTACAATACCAAAATTAGAATTTGGGGGAAGAATAAAAGTTTTTTCGTCATCTCTAAATTAAATTGTAGATCTTCTGGgtttagttttctttccttttatgacCAAGATGCTCTTGGTTGAAGTCGGCGTGGTTGCAGTTCAGCTACTCCTTATAATGCCACGAGCCCCAGCTCCCAGATTCCCCCTCCCCTGGGAGTATCGCTCCTGGATTTGCTGCTGGCTCTTTGCAAAGCCCGCCCGCTCTGCCCGttcccctcctgctctgcccgTTCCCCGCCTGttcccccctctcctcccgTTCCCCGCCCGTTCCCCGTTCCCCGTTCCCGCCcgttccccgttccccgctccccgcccgtTCCCTGTTCCCCGTTCCCCGTTCCCGCCCGCTCCCcgttccccgttccccgctccccgcccgttccccgttccccgttcccgcccgttccccgttccccgctccccgcccgtTCCCCGTTCCCGCCCGCTCCCCGTTCCCCGTTCCCCGTTCCCAGCCCGGCGCCGCGGGGCGGgtgcggcgggcgggcggcagAGGGCGCTGTGGCCCGCGGAACCGCCGCGCCCGCTCGGAACCCTCCGGGCCGGACCCTCCGGGCGGCCGAGGGGACCCTCGGTGCCGCATCCTCCGGGCGGGGGGGACACCCTCAGTGCCGCATCCTCCGGGCGGGGGGGACACCCTCAGTGCCGCATCCTCCGGGCGGGGGGACACCCTCAGTGCCGCATCCTCCGGGCGGGGGGGACACCCTCAGTGCCGCATCCTCCGGGCGGGGGGGACACCCTCAGTGCCGCATCCTCCGGGCGGGGGGGACACCCTCAGTGCCGCATCCTCCGGGCGGGGGGGACACCCTCAGTGCCGCATCCTCCGGGCAGGGGGGACACCCTCAGTGCCGCATCCTCCGGGCGGGGGGACACCCTCAGTGCCACATCCTCCGGGCGGGGGGGACACCCCCTATGCCACATCCTCCGGGCGGGGGGGACACCCTCAGTGCCGCATCCTCCGGGCGGGGGGGACACCCTCAGTGCCGCATCCTCCGGGCGGGGGGGACACCCCCTATGCCACATCCTCCGGGCGGCCGAGGGGACACCCCCTGTGCCACATCCTCCGGGCGGCCTGTGCGACATCTTCCGGGGGGGCGAGAGGGACCCTCTGTGCGGGGGGTACACTCTTTGCGCAGTACCCTCCTTGCGGGCAGGGGACAAGCCAGGAGGGACTCTCTTTGCGGATGCGACTCTCCGTGCGGCCGAGGGGACCGTCTGGGCGGGACCCTCCTTGGGCGGGACCCTTCGTGCGGGCGGGGAAATCCTCAGTGCGGGACCCTCCTTGCGAGCGGGTGGGACCCTGCATGCGGGACCGTCTGTGCGGGCTCGCAGCCCGTCGGCGCGGGGATCCGAGCCTTTGGCAACGCCACCACGAGTGTTTCCCGATGCCTCTTCCACCACTCGCCGCTCCGCAGCTGCGCCCCGACCCGCGCCCGGCTCCGCAGGCGCTGCTCATCTGCGcgcccctgcccggccccgcacagGGCAGCTCCTGGCGCGGGTCGGGAGCTGCCGGCGGCTGAGGGAGGTCTGCCTTACTCCCGCGGATGGggagaaaaaccaaaccccctCCCTCGCCCAGTTTTAATCCGAGATAATAATGCACTCGGGAAATTTTAAGCCTTCAGACAAATGACCCCAGGGGATGGCTTTGTGAATTCAGAGCAGATCCCGCTTGTTTCCTCAAGGCGGCAAGCCAGGAAATCATGGATTGATGAACCGCTTGACGGGCCTGCTAATGAAATTAGCAGCAGCTCCATGAGTTTTTTCAGTGAGCAGGACAGGCAGATGTTGGAGGGAAGCACACAATGGCACAGCTGCACTTGCAGGCTGCCTAAATTCCCGGCAGAGCGGACACGGGGCTCAGCAGATCCAGCTTTGGCTGCTGCCCATTTTACAAGTGGTTTCCCCACTAAGGGTCTCCCAGAGATGGGCAGCAGAGGGCTGCCAGAGGCGTCCAGGAGGAAAACCCCGCTGTAAAGGTCTGCTCAGTGCCCTGCAGAGACGTGCCCATGTGCCACGATGTGTTGAGCTGCCTTGTCcatatattattaataattgCCTTCTTTTAGCTCTCTCCAGAGATAGCTTCTGTTGTACAGGGGATTTTCTCAGCTGTGGGCTGTGGATGGGAGACATCAAATATGGAGCAAATATATTGACTTTGGGAGAGGTCCTGCCAGGGGGAAACGTGTACTTCACCAGGCAGCCACCCATCGGACCAGGGAAGCCCCCTGACATCTGCAGCAGATGTTTTTTGCTATCAAAGGGTGCATCTTCAGACCTTGCCTGCCTGtaccagagctgcaggaaaaggacTGGGATGCTCAGGTGAATCAGCCATAACTGTGTTGTATCATACTGGCTTTCCCTCCCCTGTGAGCATCGCTTCAAGGAATGAAAAGACTGTCACTGGATGATACCCAGAAAAAGCTCTCTCATCGACCTCTGGGAAGTGCAAGTACCCATTTCACAGCTGGGGAAAATGGAGAGAGCCTGCCAGGACACAACGGTGATaactgctgcctcccagctgcctgctttttgtttttcttaaggtGTTCATGAAGAAGCCATTTTGGTGGTAGCAAGAGAGCCCCAAAATAACCTCTGCTTaggctgtgggcagcagggctggagactgcagcacaggagaccaTCTGGCTTTGCCCATTCTCCAGAGCTAAGTTAGGTCAGCAGGCTGCAAACAAGGTTTGTATGAGTTTGGACCAGTGGATTTAGGGATTGCAGAGAAGGCCTGGCTCTGAGCCCAGGGTCTGGCATGAAGCCTGAAGCGCAGCAGGCTCAACCTGGTGAGAAGATCCATGTGCCAGGGGAGTGGTGGGGGCAAGCTCCAGTCTTGCTCTGTCCTCCTGACCACACTGTGTCTCTCCTATGGGCTGGCTGGACCCAAATCTCTTGAAAATCAGGAAAGTTTGGAGGCAACTCCAGGCTCTCCAGCATGGGCCACTTTTAGAGCTCCCTAGACAGCTTTTCCTCCCCCAGCTCCTACCTCCTCAGCACCCAGGGGAACcaggactgc encodes:
- the CNGA2 gene encoding cyclic nucleotide-gated olfactory channel; translated protein: MPWDLTLSSHSVLDFCVRTMCCVLHVFSCGCSVLFAGPWGRVCARGVLTLRMPAKSNGLHSPPANRQPCPPQPEGDTEGTGLSTRRACSTQDDSSSELQRGASPDGGEQRADHAFQGQGALARIVRLVLVLRDWANKSLHEEQQRPDPFLERFQGPELLTAAADELEDEEAEKLNKKRKWLFFVVDPAGDWYYHWLAVIAVPVLYNWCLLVARACFTDLQKTYFVLWLVLDYISDALYLGDTVIRLHTGFLEQGLLVKDLKKLRDNYIHMLQFKLDVLSILPTDLAYFAVGLHCPELRFNRLLRFSRMFEFFDRTETRTSHPNIFRISNLVLYILVIIHWNACIYYAISKAIGFGEDSWVYPNVTDSEYGYLTREYVYCLYWSTLTLTTIGETPPPVRDEEYLFVIFDFLIGVLIFATIVGNVGSMISNMNATRAEFQAKIDAIKHYMQFRKVSKDLETKVIKWFDYLWTNKKAVDEREVLKNLPDKLRAEIAINVHLETLKKVRIFQNCEAGLLVELVLKLRPQVFSPGDYVCRKGDIGKEMYIIKEGKLAVVADDGMTQYALLTAGGCFGEISILNIKGSKMGNRRTANIRSLGYSDLFCLSKEDLMEAVTEYPDAKKILEERGREILIKEGLLDESAAEESTEGKSMEERLDRVASNLDTLHTRFGRLLTEYNDAQMKLKQRITALESKMRQEELEDFFSDSSDSLFEDEEKASAGGKQ